A single genomic interval of Terriglobales bacterium harbors:
- a CDS encoding sigma 54-interacting transcriptional regulator — protein MARNGREGDVMVDRWHSEGVVGVLVSNSPEMNKVYGIISKVASSSVPVLIQGESGTGKELVARSIHFSGSYRDKPFIPVDCGALVPTLIESELF, from the coding sequence ATGGCACGTAACGGTCGGGAGGGCGACGTCATGGTGGATAGGTGGCATTCCGAAGGCGTAGTAGGTGTCTTGGTGAGCAACTCTCCGGAGATGAACAAGGTCTATGGCATCATCTCCAAGGTCGCTTCCAGCAGCGTTCCAGTTTTGATCCAGGGCGAGAGCGGCACGGGCAAGGAACTGGTGGCCCGCTCCATCCATTTTTCCGGCTCCTACCGCGACAAGCCCTTCATCCCGGTGGACTGCGGGGCGCTGGTGCCCACGCTCATCGAAAGCGAGCTCTTC